A region from the Brachyspira pilosicoli genome encodes:
- the dxs gene encoding 1-deoxy-D-xylulose-5-phosphate synthase has product MYLENINSIDDLKKLSVEELPILASEIREFLIKSVSETGGHLGSNLGVVDLTIVLHYLFNSPRDAFIFDVGHQAYTHKILTGRKNRFNTLRKYKGLSGFPKREESEHDIEETGHSSTSLSFSYGIASAKKILGYSGEVIAIIGDGAMTGGMALEAMNNIAHTDKDMIIILNNNEMSIGKNIGAISKFLNTTLNDSIIQDASYKLKNLVSTLPFGDIANEFIDRGKGAIRSFVAPGIAFSGLGFKYFGPVDGHNYEELIETFEKVKSIHGLRIVQVNTIKGKGYTIAEENPTKFHGIAPFDIETGELKKKSSKTFSNLAGECIVDAAKEDKRIIAITAAMESGTGLSEYAKLFKDRYFDVGIAEQHSVTFAVGLAESGLIPYVYLYSTFLQRAYDQVIHDVGIMNANVKFMIDRAGLVPEDGDTHQGVYDISFLSIIPNIVIMAPVAEKDFKDMFIASYKYNGPTVIRYNKSSVRECDKNIIPDNFEIGKAHIIREGKKNCIISYGQTLIDIVDAVNEINLDTTIINLCTLNPLDEKTIIDAAKKSDNILIIEESVKRGGVGSAILNILSDNEIYNKKTKIHALPNKFFETANRDELLNIYKLDKESLKEIINKFFN; this is encoded by the coding sequence GAGAGTTTTTAATAAAAAGTGTATCAGAGACAGGCGGACATTTAGGAAGTAATTTGGGTGTAGTTGATTTAACTATAGTTTTGCATTATTTGTTTAATTCTCCAAGAGATGCTTTTATTTTTGATGTTGGGCATCAGGCTTATACGCATAAAATCCTCACAGGAAGAAAGAATAGATTTAATACTTTAAGAAAATATAAAGGTTTATCAGGCTTTCCAAAAAGAGAAGAGTCTGAACATGATATAGAAGAAACAGGGCATTCTTCAACTTCGCTTTCATTTTCTTATGGAATAGCAAGTGCCAAAAAAATATTAGGCTATAGCGGAGAGGTTATAGCTATTATAGGTGATGGTGCTATGACAGGAGGAATGGCATTAGAAGCTATGAATAATATAGCACATACTGATAAAGATATGATAATAATATTAAACAATAATGAAATGTCTATTGGTAAAAACATAGGTGCTATTTCAAAGTTTTTAAATACAACTTTAAACGATAGTATTATTCAAGATGCATCATACAAATTAAAAAATTTAGTTTCCACACTTCCATTTGGGGATATTGCAAACGAGTTTATAGATAGAGGTAAGGGTGCTATAAGAAGTTTTGTTGCACCCGGTATAGCATTTAGCGGACTTGGATTTAAATATTTTGGTCCTGTAGATGGACATAATTATGAAGAGCTTATTGAAACATTTGAAAAAGTGAAATCTATACATGGTCTTAGAATTGTTCAGGTAAATACTATAAAAGGCAAGGGATATACTATAGCAGAAGAAAACCCTACAAAGTTTCATGGTATTGCTCCTTTTGATATAGAAACAGGAGAATTAAAAAAGAAGTCATCAAAAACTTTTTCTAATCTTGCAGGCGAATGCATAGTAGATGCTGCAAAAGAAGATAAAAGGATAATTGCAATAACTGCTGCAATGGAATCTGGAACAGGGCTTAGTGAATATGCTAAACTTTTTAAAGACAGATATTTTGATGTAGGTATAGCAGAGCAGCATTCCGTTACATTTGCTGTAGGTCTTGCAGAGAGCGGACTTATACCTTATGTTTATTTGTATTCAACATTTTTGCAAAGGGCTTATGACCAAGTTATACATGATGTTGGCATAATGAATGCTAATGTTAAGTTTATGATTGATAGGGCTGGTTTAGTGCCAGAAGACGGAGATACTCATCAGGGTGTATATGATATTTCATTCTTAAGCATTATTCCAAACATAGTAATAATGGCTCCTGTAGCTGAAAAAGATTTTAAAGATATGTTTATAGCTTCTTATAAATATAATGGTCCTACAGTGATAAGATATAATAAGTCTTCTGTAAGAGAATGCGATAAAAATATAATACCTGATAACTTTGAAATTGGTAAGGCTCATATTATTAGAGAAGGTAAAAAAAATTGCATTATAAGTTATGGACAAACTTTGATTGATATTGTTGATGCTGTAAATGAAATTAATTTGGATACTACTATTATTAACTTATGCACATTAAATCCTTTAGATGAAAAAACTATAATTGATGCTGCAAAAAAATCAGACAATATTTTAATAATTGAAGAAAGTGTAAAAAGGGGGGGAGTTGGTTCTGCCATATTGAATATTCTTTCTGACAACGAAATATATAATAAAAAAACAAAAATACATGCTCTTCCAAATAAGTTTTTTGAAACTGCTAATAGAGATGAATTACTTAATATTTATAAATTGGATAAAGAAAGCTTAAAAGAAATAATAAATAAATTTTTTAATTAA